In the Castor canadensis chromosome 1, mCasCan1.hap1v2, whole genome shotgun sequence genome, gaacagacttcaccaaaatagaactaccccatgacatattatcattaaaataacaagtacagagatgagagaaagaatattgaaggctgtaagacagaaaaaacattaaaatcacagcagacttctcaacagaagaagtctttaattcaaaaattaaagcaaaaagagcatggagtgaggtattccaagcactgaatgaaaataacttcaaccctaggataatctacccagcaaaactatcattcaatatagatggaacaataaaagtcttccatgataagcagaaattaagacACTATAcggccaccaagccaccactacaaaagattgtccaaggaattctgcacacagaaaatgagagcaaacaaaaccatgaaagggcaggcaataccaaaccgcaggagaagaaaaggcaagaaagcaaagagtaacatcGATTcagctatacacaatcaaactcttaatccacAAAGACAACtgcatgacagggatcaccacatatttatcaatactaacactaaatgttaatagacttaattcccccatcaaaagacaccgattggcaaactggattaaaaaggaagatccaacaatctgctgcctacaggagacccacctcactgacagaaataagcactggctgagagtgaaaggctggaagaagatttactaagccaatggtcccccaaaacaggcaggggtagcaatacttatctcagacaaagcagACCTCAAgcctactttgatcaaataagataaagaaggccactccatactaataaaaggggaaatacaccaaaaggaaataattatcaacctatgcgcacccaacgtcagtgcacccaatttcaccaatcatactctgaagggcctaaaagcatatatagactccaacacagtggtagtgggagcccttaatacccccctatcaccaacagataggtcatccaaacaaaaaatcaataaagaaatcctagagctaaatcacaccatagatcaaatggacctagctgatgtctacagaatatttcgtccaacttctgcacaatatacattcttctcagcagcccatagaacattttccaaaattgatcatatcctagggcacaaagcaagcctcagcaaatataagaaaacagaaataatcccatgcattctgtctgaccacaatgcattaaaactagaaatcaacaacaaaaacagcagtaaaaaacacgcaaacaattggaaggtgaacaacacattactcaatgatgaatgggtcactgatgaaataaaagaggaaattaaaagtttcctggaagttaatgaaaatgaaaacatgacctaccggaacctataggacaccgcaaaggcagtcctaagaggaaagtttatagccatgagtgtatatatcaaaaggacagaaagatctcaaatcaatgacctaacactacagttgaaactcctagaaaaaccagaacaaatgaatcccaaaacaagcagaaggaaagaaataattaagataagggctaaaatcaatgaaatagaaaccaaaaaaaaaaaaaaacatacaaagaatcaatgaaacaaaaagctcattctctgaaaaaataaataagattgacagacccctggcaaagctgactaaaatgagaaaaaatccaaatcactaaaatgagaaattcaaaaggagacataagaacaaacaccacaggaatccaggaaatcatcagagcctACTTTGAGAGCccatactctaataaatttgaaaatcttgaagaaatggacagatttctagaaacttacaaccacccaaaactgaaccaagaggataataatcaccagaatagatctgtaacacaaaaagaaattgaagctgccatcaagagcctcccaaaaaagaaaagtccaggacctgataggttcactgctgaattctatcagacatttaaagaagaactaataccaactctccttaaactattccaagaaatagaatgggaaggaacactgcctaactcattttatgaagccaatattactctcatcccaaaaccagactaAGAAagctccaaaaaaggagaactacaggtcaattTCCTTAGTGAGTATCAAtgaaaaaatccttaataaaataatggcaaactgaatccaacaacatcatgcaccatgaccaagttggcttcatcccagggatgcaggggtggttcaatatatgcaaatccataaatgtaatacagcacatcaatagaagcaaagacaaaaaccatttgatcatctcaatagatgcagaaaaagccttcgacaagatccaataccacttcatggtaaaagctctaagaaaactaggaatagaaggaaagtacctcaacattgtaaaggctgtatctgacaaacctatagacattatacttaatggtgaaaaagtgaaaccatcccccctaaaatcaggaacgagacaaggatgcccaactatccccactgctattcaacatagtcctggaattcctagccagagccattaggcaagaagaaataaaaggaataaaaataggtaaagaaactgtcaaaatatccttatttgcagatgatctgatcctataccttaaagacccaaaaaaactctacccaaaaactcttagacaccataaacagctacagtaaggtggcaggatacaaaatcaacctacaaaaatcattagctttctatacaccaacaacgaacaaactgagaaagaatatatggaaacaattccattcacaatagcctcaaaaaaaatcaaatacctaggagtaaatttaacaaatgacctctacaaggacaattacaaactcctgaagaaagagatcgaggaagactatagaagatggaaagatctgctgtgctcatggatcggtagaatcaacatagtaaaaatggctgtactaccaaaagcaatctacatgtttaatgcaattcctcaaaattccaatgagtttcatcacagagattgaaaaatctacactacagttcatttggaaacacaagagaccacgaatagccaaggtaataatcagcaaaaagagctatgctggaggtatcacaatacctgacttcaaactatactacagagccatagcaataaaaacagcatggtactggcacaaaaacagacatgaagaccagtggaacagaatagaggacccagatatgaatccacacaactatacccacctgatttttgacaaaggtgccaaaaatatacaatggagaaaagacaacctcttcaacaaatgttgctgggaaaagtagttacccatctgcaagaaagtgaaactagacccatgtctatcaccctgtaccagtatcaactcaaaatggatcaaggacctaaatatcacacctgaaactctgaagttactaaaggaaggagcaggaaacactctggaacaaataggtataggcaaagacttcctcaatagaaccccagcagcctagcaactaagagaaaggatgaataaatgggacttcataaaattaaaaagcttctgtacaacaaaagaaatggtctcgaaactgaaaagaccacccaaagagtgggagaaaatatttgccagctatacatcaaaggactgataaccagaatatacagggaacttaagaagctaaactctcctaaaatcaatgaaccaattaagaaatgggcaactgaactaaacagaactttctcaaaagaagaaattcaaatggcaaaaaaacacatgaaaaaatgctcaccatctctggccataaaggaaatgcaaatcaaaaccacactaagattccacctcacccctgttagaatagccatcatcaaaaacaccaccaacaacatgtgttggtgaggatgtgggacaAAAAGAGCCCTtgtacactggtggtgggaatgcaagctgatgcaaccactctgaaaaaaaatatgggagacttcttaaaaatctaaacatagatctgccatatgatccagcaatcccactccttgggatatacccaaaggaatgcaacacaagttactccagaggcacctgcacacccatgtgtattgtggtgctattcacaatagccaagttatggaaacaaccaagatgtcccactactgatgaatggatcaataaaatgtggtgtttatacacaatggaattttactcagccatgaagaaaaatgaaatcttatcatttgcaggtaaatggatggaactggagaacatcattctgagcgaggtcagccaggctcagaagaccaaaaattgtatgttctccctcatatgtggactttagatctagggcaaatgcagcaatgtggttggacttggatcacatgacaaagggagagcacatatgggagatatagctCCAAGCAGATAGCAAATGTCATTTATGTGCTCTGGTTATATTAGGCAAAGTGTCCCTCACTGTAAATATTCCTGTGTTCTGTTAATGGGTTTAAGTTAAATTCTGTTTCAAATGCCTTTGATTACACCCTGTAGACAACCTCTCTGAATGTGACTGAATTACATTCTGCAAATTCAGATTTACCCACTGGGCTCTTTTTGAAGGTTTCTTTCTTAAAGTCACTGTGGTATAAACTCAATATCCTTTGGATTCTACCTTATTGAGTTTTCAGTCAGAGTGCTGCTTGGGCCTGTTGCTCTTCAGAGCAGAGTGCAGCAAGCAGTGGTCAGAGGTGATCAGAGGTCTGCAATTAACCAAGGGTGGCGAGTAACAGGGTAAGGCAAATTCAAGGGTAGGACAACCAAGACACCAGGTTTACACCCAATTTAGGGCCCTGCCAACTACGGACTGACATCCGGGTCCACAAGTTATCCAGtgaatacttttctttcttattttttgcagtacaggggttgaactcagggccttcaccttgagccattccaccagccctattttggggATGGTTTtttctaagatagggtctcaatagcaaactatttgcctgggctgacttcgaaccacaatcctcctgatctctcccttctaagtagcttggattataggagtgagccactggtgcctggctcagtgAATGCTTTTCCTATCCAACAGTTAGCAAGGGCACATAAGagattaatattaaattatattctgacatttattattatttcagaaagcaaaacaaatcttCAAAGGATCTTGCTTTCTAGTAGCTCTGAGTTTCGTTGCACCTTTGGTACAGAAAGCATTTCCTCCAAGGCTCTAAAAGACTCTTTCACTACTCTTACAACTCCTTCCACTTTTCATTGTTGAGGACTTGCACATATATACTTGCTATAGTGTACTTATCTTTGTGTTGCTTCTTGTAGGACGTTCATAAACTAGTCTTCCATCACATTTGTTGATCATTATGCTCATTAGGGACTCAGTTTATCTACCAAAACCTGCTTACTGCAAACCAGCTACAAACCCATCAGGGGTGCTTTAGCCAAGATGAATCTCCAGTCACAGAAGTCACAGACTTGaagttcaaaaacaaaatcatcaGCAAGAAGAATTCAGAAGTCTCTGGCGAGCATtcttctttccattatttttcacCATGCATGTCCAAACCTGTCAAAATTGAAAGCAAGTATTTGTGACAGGTGCAGCAGGAACGATCAGTACTAATCAACTTTTCTTCTCATGTACTTTGCTTTATCATGTTGTTTCTTTGCCTAATTTCAAAGCAAAGTGAAGGTAAGGCAGCAATTGATAAATTCCCAGTCCCttttaagaaaaagcaaacaacagaCAAAGGAAtcagagatacagagagaaaagCCAGTAAGACAAGACACATATAAGCAAGAAAGACAACAAGGAGAAGTGCTGGAGCAAGAGGCACAGTAcgaggcagaaagagaaaagtgaGACACAACaacctgaaaaaataaagatttccttCCCTGGAAATGTGAAATAGCATCAATTCATTCCCACTCTCTCCCAGTCTTGAGCTTCCCCTAAGGGCCATGCTAGCCCTAGTTCAAATGATAGGCTGCTGCAATGTGCTCTGTGGGCTCTGCCTCTGGAAAACTAACCCTACCTGTGAGCTCTGCCATCTGGCTCCCCGGCTCCTTTCCTTTGGTGTCTGCTGACATGGGAGTTCTGCCACCAATAACATCCATCTTGATCATGCCAAGGTGAGTCAGGAGTAGCATGGGATCAATTCCTTGACCACTGCTTTTAATATTCTCCAGTACCTTAAGACACTTGTATGACTTCAGTTCACTTATTTCTTCCAAGAAAAGATTGTAGAGGCTCAAGTCGTTGTACCCTTCAGACTTAAAATGCAGAACATCAAAAGTGGGCAGGATTTCATATACTTTGAGAACATCTGTCTTCTGTCGGAATGGAACAAACAGTGCATATACAACCACGGGAGCCAGTAGAACATAAACCATGAAGTTAATGAAGCTGAGCAACTGGAAGATGCCAACTGCGATGAGTCTGCACTGAAACTGATCGGGAATGGTGCTGTCATTTCTCAGGATCCCTGATTTGATGCTACAGACAAACTCGTCTGAGAGCGAGGACAGGCTGAAGTAATAGCCCAGGTAGACACACACCAATAGTACAATTGTGAATGTTACCAGTCGGCAGCTAATGTACTTCATGATTAAATTACTAGAGTTCTTCTTTGTCTTCAAGTATTGCTCAACAATTGGGTACTTGAAGTGGCTTTCAGATATCTCCCACAAactaaaaaggaaacagaaaaataacttgGACCCTCACCAAGACCATCAAATATTAACAGCAGAACTCACTTAACAGTGTCacactaaaaattttaaacatccaCATTACCTATACCTTCATTCAAATACTAGGGAATAAaaccaggtttaaaaaaaaaaaagaaagtgagagagaaaggaaaacaataataaaatactttctctaaatattttaaaagtccagTTAATTAAATGAATTACTATTTAGAAATTCTGAGAACAATGCCTTGCAACCAACCTAGTGCTAAATGCTTGTTAAATTTATCAGTTCCTGAATAGGAACTGTTGCTTTTTTTTAACTACTGTTTTCCGTGAAAGTATACAGAGTAAGGTAAAGAGTTTTTTAGCCCACCTAAAATACATGTGCTTCTACAGGGGAGGGCTGGAGACACAAAGTGTACAGGAGCAAGGCTATGGGGCCTCACTGGCATGGTTGAGGTCCCCAACCCTCTCACTTAGAGCTACAAAACAGTGCTTTTAATCTGGGGAGGGGGGTGGATGGAGGAAGAGATAAATACCCTTAGTTAATAATGCTGTTCTCagagttaaatgagataatatagtAAAAGATCTCAATGCAGTGTCTgggatattttaagtatttaaaaaatgagcctgacactggtggctaatgcctaGAATTCTAGCTATTGAGATGCCAAAACAGAAAGGATTGcaatttgtggccagcctggacaaatagtacATGaaaccccaatctccaaaataactagagcaaagtagactggaggtgtggctcaagtactggagcacctgcttttcaagtgcaaagccctgagttcaaacaccagtcccaatttaaaagaagtatttaaaaatgcAGCGACCAATATTATCATTATGAGCAGTAACAGAAGAATGTGAAACGGCAAGGCACTTGTTCCCCATCTCTCTCATCAGTTCTCTAAGCTTGGTTGTTTCAAAATTCAGTGTGCTTTTCCCTTAAAGCCAGCAAGCCACACATAGTACTTGCATGGTGACCTCTGTAAGAACTTCATTCAAAAGATGAGATGGTAAAGCTGCATCAGCAAGGAAAGGCATCTTAACAGGAGGAAAGGCGCTGGAACAAATGGATGGGTAAGATCTGGGGAGAGGGGATGTGCTTTAGCTCCCACAGACCGTCACTAGGAGGATGAAACCCCAGCCCTTCCAGCGTCTGGCAATGGAAGTTCTAGGCTTAGAATGGcaaaagaaagagcagagaactTGAACTACAAAGTTGTTGAGCTTCCTGCCAGGGGCTAAGTTATCTTTGCCCTATGTTCTCATTAACACCTGGAGCCGGGCACACACCATCGCTCAGATCGAGGTCGCGAGCGCGCTTTGCAGCCTTA is a window encoding:
- the LOC109678255 gene encoding pannexin-1-like isoform X4, whose amino-acid sequence is MKYISCRLVTFTIVLLVCVYLGYYFSLSSLSDEFVCSIKSGILRNDSTIPDQFQCRLIAVGIFQLLSFINFMVYVLLAPVVVYALFVPFRQKTDVLKVYEILPTFDVLHFKSEGYNDLSLYNLFLEEISELKSYKCLKVLENIKSSGQGIDPMLLLTHLGMIKMDVIGGRTPMSADTKGKEPGSQMAELTGLDMHGEK
- the LOC109678255 gene encoding pannexin-1-like isoform X3, which codes for MHRGGAASAAHLAGLRAGDLHCLWEISESHFKYPIVEQYLKTKKNSSNLIMKYISCRLVTFTIVLLVCVYLGYYFSLSSLSDEFVCSIKSGILRNDSTIPDQFQCRLIAVGIFQLLSFINFMVYVLLAPVVVYALFVPFRQKTDVLKVYEILPTFDVLHFKSEGYNDLSLYNLFLEEISELKSYKCLKVLENIKSSGQGIDPMLLLTHLGMIKMDVIGGRTPMSADTKGKEPGSQMAELTGLDMHGEK
- the LOC109678255 gene encoding pannexin-1-like isoform X2 translates to MPRKTAFSRMAHECVRSLFRRNGLWEISESHFKYPIVEQYLKTKKNSSNLIMKYISCRLVTFTIVLLVCVYLGYYFSLSSLSDEFVCSIKSGILRNDSTIPDQFQCRLIAVGIFQLLSFINFMVYVLLAPVVVYALFVPFRQKTDVLKVYEILPTFDVLHFKSEGYNDLSLYNLFLEEISELKSYKCLKVLENIKSSGQGIDPMLLLTHLGMIKMDVIGGRTPMSADTKGKEPGSQMAELTGLDMHGEK